A DNA window from Vanessa tameamea isolate UH-Manoa-2023 chromosome 24, ilVanTame1 primary haplotype, whole genome shotgun sequence contains the following coding sequences:
- the LOC113396490 gene encoding uncharacterized protein LOC113396490 isoform X1, protein MEESEDNMSSEDIRYDNSPLTARVKPKKRSLIERELETNLTARVTSPITNSDLGSTSRYGRARRIKTDSDFCDIEKTVTKNLKSPNPKPEKSPNTIQSPVYKMHASNSPIRIETPKHSENSLDNTIESIYSENNSLSRFGSEEKKSKSSTKKYPKVYIRKDLIQSKDKDTDDTVVLIKNMFSPSNSNKTSNYLNSLDDSEKYNSHTTKKASNGYLNSVVKTLDFGGSKKKKNVGSEMGFSKSELFEMEAKSEYQVGDLAWARMGTYPFWPCIVTRDPLSEMFVKKKLFGRIERDVLHVTFFGDNGRRGWIVDSMLKKFLGQLEFEATRMNFTPEAKKKDSRLYSAFFISDKKLSSWQISVEEAETLLREPKRLRIDILNDMLEKSRVGKGTPKQEKSKRITRTNSDVSLSESLYDTLFSEDDTKANDSERSRSKSRNRSLNVSEVVTACLDNMAAKTGITKIQRQSHMDRWLQKAKSKTPEKSHIKSHSGKSNNSAKIKKNLPRDAHSKNVRHCRKSSLESQPENETKLTSHQNEHDYSQNYCEGNSPVILDDVEIEYENAEIFTTDSVEPGSGIGIISKVETLCPKEALDKNEESVIITVVNDDISVSESKVESEIGNRINEHLDTGGDLNSEVQIDAKSEKMLEDSKKIKDIEIEKDSQTDSVNADVTENMEIDDDTSEGIIENSLESAIINNKELEVKSGEPSNNVLSTDGGEECMEVSDLHTDIESNNMNEILNNELPLINTFCISSSVNNPNVINEESSTIINTLQEKDVNEKFEKKQVKNIYRNKRQSKVLEVSDLNKDNINIGSTSENCVEILKLDSINVNVDNNVALEKIEDSCNKDSVNNKESSNDIVKAAEGSKLVTLELKKQIINNKKKLENGLCDDENVQSDNEGVAPSTVTLKLKNITKYKLSLNKSAEKTSDSIKKPDTFEIKSKNCNVIKTSPNCESKAKNFHYKNCAITKDNIISLDSVSSLELVTIEGTIITQNGFTDHDKFETCTVENVELVPNKEINDNTEININQIDEINFQVSDKDFDNINISNYVVQPLQTEGECVTWNGYHETNKIDITEKQKQIDVKQNTCNEDNIFIETNFIEDNEEISPYESGLNTCSNISVSEDLVEKDTNIYDKTNLETDEKEPDSMSVKSEDSEASLSKKKQRTKDNKKKFEEPDFLKYLELRQDAVMDEHPELSLEDITNYLYNTWLYEESLKTDTKKADDVDQANLVKGLNQDTIPLKKVRKKTRVDKEKDKERNFDKEENIQKEKSKRRIIRPYYREDFSDAEEDSEYFDIFKVKQKAPKQIDNLNEPIINVSYQNDFTTSEEPIEYEEEMGQDEIDQVEEYFRQLTAPKPNLFKGLIREKVCEICERVGNLVKCKGCHCMFHTDCDKKQTEIIEISAPIRGGRKKKKKRGRKAKEDNNGLDSESQSDEKSQDANISDEIQNTSIDEEDSHIVADAEVFEAQLVAKMKEILETPDELDYDSYSNDENDWSDIDVGECKIVDIKPRLKDREENTDYSDFKCYNCQKNEIPICFVCKSSISPKDKAEHRQRCQVAHCQKYYHLECLDHWPQTQFNAGELSRTNKSNEYCEALSCPRHVCHTCVCDDPRGCKTRFSGDKLARCIRCPATYHTFTKCLPAGTQILTGSHIICPRHYEHRPGKVPCHVNTGWCFICALGGSLICCEYCPTSFHAECLNIKPPEGGYMCEDCETGRLPLYGEMVWVKLGHYRWWPGIILHPSEIPHNILAVKHSQGEFVVRFFGQYDHYWVNRGRVFPFQEGDSGKVSSQKSKIDAAFTMAMEHAQRACEILKTASPNEEESIDIASSLLPPHYVKLRVNKPCGSLCGRRIDVEESSLTQCECDPADVDPCGPYTQCLNRMLLTECGPTCRAGDRCNNRAFEKRLYPKMVPYRTPHRGWGLKTLVDVKAGQFVIEYVGELIDEDEFKRRMRRKHEVRDENFYFLTLDKERMIDAGPKGNFARFMNHSCEPNCETQKWTVLGDIRVGLFALYDIPANSELTFNYNLESAGIEKKRCMCGAKRCSGYIGAKPKQDDQPKKTKITTKRTYKKRKQIEDSPSTSRNKPRNRVGRPNKPRELTEIEKDLLIIKNATSGISSDSECSGRLSSIDSSRDAKASKRKRTNVSTEEVLSSPSTKRMKSELKSSELD, encoded by the exons ATGGAGGAATCTGAGGACAACATGAGCTCAGAAGACATTAGGTATGATAATAGTCCTTTGACTGCCCGAGTTAAGCCAAAAAAACGATCATTAATTGAACGCGAATTAGAAACTAATTTAACAGCGAGAGTAACTTCTCCTATTACAAATTCTGATTTAGGCAGCACCAGTCGTTATGGCAGAGCTCGGAGGATTAAAACTGATAGTGATTTTTGCGATATAGAGAAAACGGTAACAAAAAATCTTAAGTCACCGAACCCTAAGCCGGAGAAATCACCTAATACTATACAGTCTCCAGTCTATAAAATGCACGCTTCCAATTCTCCCATCAGAATTGAAACACCAAAGCATTCAGAAAACTCCTTAGACAATACGATAGAGAGTATTTATAGTGAAAACAATTCTCTGAGTCGTTTTGGTTCTGAAGAAAAGAAATCGAAATCATCAACAAAGAAATATCCTAAAGTATACATACGAAAAGACCTCATACAAAGTAAAGATAAAGACACCGATGATACTGTTgttctgataaaaaatatgttttctccGAGTAATAGTAACAAAACatccaattatttaaatagcctAGATGATTCTGAGAAGTATAATTCACATACTACAAAAAAAGCTTCGAATGGATATTTGAATTCTGTTGTTAAAACATTAGATTTTGGTGGTAGTAAGAAGAAAAAGAATGTTGGATCTGAGATGGGTTTTTCTAAAAGTGAATTGTTTGAAATGGAGGCCAAGAGTGAGTACCAGGTTGGTGATTTGGCTTGGGCAAGAATGGGAACATATCCTTTTTGGCCATGCATTGTAACTAGAGATCCGTTGAGTGAAATGTTTGTTAAGAAAAAGT TGTTTGGACGTATTGAGCGAGATGTCTTACATGTGACCTTCTTTGGTGACAATGGGCGCCGCGGCTGGATCGTGGACAGCATGTTGAAGAAGTTCCTTGGTCAGCTCGAGTTTGAAGCAACACGCATGAATTTTACACCCGAG GCTAAAAAGAAGGATTCCAGGCTATACTCTGCTTTCTTCATATCAGATAAAAAATTATCGTCATGGCAAATTTCGGTCGAAGAAGCGGAGACACTGTTGAGAGAACCAAAAAGATTAAGAATCGACATCCTAAATGATATGCTTGAAAAATCTCGAGTAGGCAAAGGTACTCCGAAACAAGAGAAAAGTAAGAGAATTACCAGAACAAATAGTGATGTGTCTTTAAGTGAAAGTTTGTATGATACACTATTTTCTGAAGATGACACCAAAGCAAATGATTCAGAAAGATCAAGAAGCAAAAGCAGAAATAGATCCTTAAATGTGTCAGAAGTTGTAACTGCTTGTCTCGACAATATGGCAGCTAAAACTGGGATTACTAAAATCCAAAGGCAATCACACATGGATAGATGGCTGCAAAAAGCCAAGTCAAAGACACCCGAAAAATCTCACATCAAATCTCACAGTGGTAAATCAAATAACAgtgccaaaattaaaaaaaacctacctCGAGATGCACATTCCAAAAATGTCAGACACTGTAGAAAATCCAGCCTTGAATCTCAACCTgaaaatgaaactaaattaacATCACACCAAAATGAACATGATTATAGTCAAAATTATTGTGAGGGTAATAGTCCTGTCATTTTAGATGATGTCGAAATTGAATATGAGAATGcagaaatatttacaacagaTTCAGTTGAACCTGGTTCAGGCATAGGTATTATATCTAAAGTTGAAACCCTTTGTCCTAAGGAAGCTTTGGATAAAAATGAAGAAAGTGTGATAATAACAGTTGTAAATGATGACATTAGTGTTTCTGAATCAAAAGTTGAAAGTGAAATTGGTAATCGAATCAATGAACACTTAGATACTGGAGGTGATTTGAACAGTGAAGTACAAATTGATGCAAAATCTGAAAAAATGCTCGAagattccaaaaaaataaaagacatagAAATAGAAAAAGACAGTCAAACTGATTCTGTAAATGCTGATGTAACAGAAAATATGGAAATTGATGATGACACTAGTGAAGGTATAATTGAAAATTCATTAGAAAgtgcaattattaataataaggaatTAGAAGTTAAGTCTGGTGAACCaagtaataatgttttaagtaCAGATGGGGGTGAAGAATGCATGGAAGTGAGTGACTTGCATACAGATATTGAATCtaataatatgaatgaaatacttaataatGAATTACCACTAATTAATACCTTTTGTATTTCTTCAAGTGTCAACAACCCCAATGTTATCAATGAAGAAAGCagtacaattataaatactttacaagAAAAAgatgtaaatgaaaaatttgaGAAGaaacaagttaaaaatatttatcgaaataaaaGACAATCGAAAGTGTTAGAAGTTAGTGATTTgaacaaagataatattaatataggaaGTACAAGTGAAAATTGTGTGGAAATCTTAAAATTAGAcagtataaatgtaaatgttgaCAATAATGTCGCCCTCGAGAAGATTGAAGACAGTTGTAATAAAgatagtgtaaataataaggaaAGTTCTAATGATATAGTTAAAGCAGCTGAAGGAAGTAAATTAGTTacactagaattaaaaaaacaaattataaacaataaaaaaaaactagaaaatGGCTTGTGTGACGACGAAAATGTTCAATCAGATAATGAAGGCGTAGCGCCTTCAACTGTTActctaaagttaaaaaatataactaaatataagtTGTCTCTTAATAAGTCAGCAGAGAAAACAAGCGACTCGATAAAAAAACCtgatacatttgaaataaaatctaaaaattgtaatgtaatcAAAACATCACCTAATTGTGAAAGTAAAGCAAAAAATTTTCACTATAAAAACTGCGCAATCACTAAGGATAACATCATAAGTTTAGATTCCGTTAGTAGTTTAGAACTAGTAACGATAGAAGGTACAATAATAACACAAAATGGTTTTACTGATCATGATAAATTTGAAACATGCACTGTCGAAAATGTGGAACTTGTTcctaataaagaaataaatgacaatacagagattaatataaatcagattgatgaaataaattttcaagttaGCGACAaagattttgataatataaatatttctaattatgtgGTACAGCCGTTACAAACGGAAGGCGAGTGTGTTACATGGAATGGATATcacgaaacaaataaaattgatataaccgaaaaacaaaaacaaattgatgTTAAACAAAATACCTGTAATgaagacaatatttttattgaaactaaTTTCATAGAAGATAATGAAGAGATTTCACCATATGAGTCAGGTTTAAATACTTGTAGCAATATTTCTGTTTCAGAAGATTTAGTTGAAaaagatacaaatatttatgataaaactaaTCTAGAAACAGATGAAAAAGAACCTGATAGTATGTCAGTAAAATCAGAAGACAGTGAAGCATcactaagtaaaaaaaaacaacgcacaaaagataataaaaagaaatttgaAGAACCGgactttttaaagtatttagaaCTAAGACAAGATGCAGTTATGGACGAACATCCAGAACTGTCACTCGAAGATATCaccaattatttgtataatacatggCTTTATGAAGAGAGTTTGAAAACTGACACAAAAAAAGCAGATGACGTGGATCAAGCAAATTTAGTCAAAGGCCTAAACCAAGACACAATCCCGCTGAAAAAAGTTCGTAAAAAGACTAGAGTCGACAAAGAAAAAGATAAAGAACGAAACTTTGACAAAGAGGAAAATATACAAAAGGAAAAATCAAAACGAAGAATTATTAGACCATACTACAGAGAAGATTTTTCAGATGCCGAAGAGGATTCGGAATATTTTGACAtctttaaagtaaaacaaaaagcTCCTAAgcaaattgataatttaaatgaacCAATTATAAATGTAAGCTATCAAAATGATTTTACAACAAGTGAAGAACCAATTGAATATGAAGAAGAGATGGGACAAGACGAAATAGATCAAGTTGAAGAATATTTTAGACAACTAACTGCCCCTAAGCCTAATTTGTTTAAAGGTTTAATAAGGGAAAAAGTTTGTGAAATCTGTGAAAGAGTTGGCAATCTTGTGAAATGTAAAGGATGTCACTGTATGTTTCACACTGATtgtgataaaaaacaaactgaAATCATCGAAATATCTGCACCTATTAGAGGAGGtagaaaaaagaagaaaaaaaggGGAAGGAAAGCAAAAGAAGATAATAATGGTCTAGATTCTGAAAGTCAGAGTGACGAAAAATCTCAAGATGCAAACATTTCCGATGAAATCCAGAATACGTCTATCGATGAAGAAGATTCTCATATAGTGGCTGATGCGGAAGTATTTGAAGCTCAGCTTGTTGCTAAAATGAAAGAAATCCTCGAAACTCCAGATGAATTGGATTATGATTCGTATTCGAACGATGAAAACGATTGGAGCGATATTGATGTTGGGGAATGCAAAATAGTAGACATAAAACCGCGTCTAAAAGATCGAGAAGAAAATACCGATTATTCAGACTTTAAATGCtataattgtcaaaaaaacgaaataccaatttgttttgtttgtaaatcaTCTATTTCTCCTAAAGATAAAGCGGAACATAGACAGCGGTGTCAAGTAGCACACTGTCAAAAGTACTATCATCTAGAATGTTTGGACCATTGGCCCCAAACACAATTCAACGCTGGCGAACTTTCTAGAACGAATAAAAGTAATGAATACTGTGAGGCATTGTCCTGTCCAAGACATGTGTGTCATACTTGTGTTTGTGATGATCCGAGAGGCTGCAAAACGAGGTTTAGTGGGGATAAGCTAGCTAGATGCATCAGATGTCCCGCTACATACCATACATTCACCAAATGTCTTCCAGCGGGCACACAGATTTTGACTGGCTCACATATTATTTGTCCCAGACATTATGAGCATAG GCCTGGTAAAGTTCCTTGTCACGTTAATACTGGCTGGTGTTTCATATGTGCTTTGGGGGGCTCACTGATATGCTGCGAGTACTGCCCCACATCCTTCCACGCTGAGTGCCTTAATATTAAACCACCTGAAG GTGGTTACATGTGTGAAGATTGTGAAACTGGTCGGTTGCCTCTGTACGGGGAAATGGTTTGGGTGAAATTAGGACACTatag ATGGTGGCCGGGTATAATCCTACACCCGTCAGAAATACCACATAACATATTAGCGGTTAAGCATTCCCAAGGAGAATTTGTGGTGCGATTTTTTGGTCAGTATGATCACTATTGGGTGAATAGGGGACGCGTGTTTCCCTTTCAAGAAG GTGATTCTGGAAAAGTGTCTAGTCAGAAGTCTAAAATAGACGCAGCATTCACGATGGCGATGGAGCACGCGCAGAGGGCCTGTGAAATACTTAAAA CCGCATCGCCCAACGAAGAGGAATCGATCGACATCGCGTCGTCCCTGCTGCCGCCGCACTACGTCAAGCTGCGCGTCAACAAGCCGTGCGGCTCGCTGTGCGGGAGGAGGATAGACGTAGAGGAGAGCTCGCTCACCCAGTGCGAGTGCGACCCCGCCGACGTGGACCCGTGCGGGCCCTACACGCAGTGCCTTAATAG aatgtTACTGACAGAGTGCGGTCCGACGTGTCGCGCGGGGGATCGTTGCAATAACAGAGCGTTCGAGAAACGCCTATATCCCAAGATGGTGCCTTACCGGACCCCCCACAGGGGTTGGGGTCTGAAGACGCTAGTCGATGTCAAAGCAG GTCAATTTGTAATTGAATATGTTGGTGAGCTGATAGATGAAGATGAATTCAAGAGACGCATGCGCAGGAAACACGAGGTCCGAGACGAGAACTTTTATTTCCTAACACTGGATAAGGAGAGGATGATAGATGCCGGCCCGAAAGGGAACTTTGCAAG gttCATGAACCATTCCTGTGAGCCGAACTGTGAGACGCAGAAGTGGACGGTGTTGGGTGATATACGTGTCGGTCTGTTTGCGCTTTACGATATACCTGCT AATAGTGAACTAACATTCAACTACAATTTAGAATCAGCCGGTATCGAGAAGAAACGTTGTATGTGTGGTGCGAAGCGTTGTTCGGGTTATATAGGAGCTAAGCCAAAACAG GATGATCAACcaaagaaaactaaaataacaacaaagcGTACGTACAAAAAGCGCAAACAGATAGAGGATTCGCCGTCAACCAGTCGGAACAAGCCAAGAAACAGAGTCGGTAGACCTAATAAACCGAGAGAATTGACGGAAATAGAAAAAGACTTGCTGATAATCAAAAATGCAACAAGCGGCATTTCTAGCGATTCAGAATGCAGCGGAAGGCTCAGCAGTATTGATAGTTCAAGAGATGCCAAAGCTTCGAAGAGGAAACGAACGAATGTGTCGACGGAGGAAGTCCTTTCATCCCCGAGTACGAAACGGATGAAGAGTGAACTGAAATCGAGCGAATTGGACTGA